Within the Glycine soja cultivar W05 chromosome 3, ASM419377v2, whole genome shotgun sequence genome, the region GTATGGCCAGATGTTAGCTAAGGGTCAATTAAGACCAGACATGGGTGACAGTATTAGTGGCAAAGGAATGATTCAggtatattttgtaatttttcatgTCCTAGTTTCTTCCAAACTCATATGCTATGTTCTTGATCAGGTGTGCCAATTGCATCTTTAAAATGTGAAAgttcaataattatatacattaaaaacTGATGGTGCTTCACAGATAATTTAGCAGCACCCTGTGGTAGTGGCTGGTGGTTTTCATCATTTGTACTTGTATTCATCCTTGCTAGCAATTTATATATGCTTATTTTCAAAGCTTTATGTTGTCTAAGTCATTCTTGGGTTGATGAATATGATGTTACAATTTTTACTTGACATAAGCCACCCATATcacttttcttattatttggCCCTCATAGATTCCCTTGCCACAGCAAAGGTGGAATTAATATCATTCACATAAGAAAGAGAAACCATCCTTGTGTGTTTCTCCTTAGAAACAGTTTTTTGCCTTCATTCAAATCCCaatataactaaataaaaatgatatccCTGACCCTGCCATTTATTTCTAGGGAGTGTCAGCAGTGGAGGCATTCTTTGAACTTCTGAGCCAATCTAGCCTGAATGTGTTGCATCCTGAAGAAAACAAACCTGTTGCTCCTGTAGAGCTCTGCCCTATCTTGAAGACACTCTACAAAATTTTGATATCAAGGTAATCTCCTGCAACAATTGACTGAAACCTTGGTAGTCTGTTTTCTTTACCCTTATGCTTGTTATCTTTGAACACTTCCAACTCCAAGTACTACATTTGAAAATCTCCTTTACATCTTGCCGATGCACTAAATCTCAGGGAACAGTCATCACAAGCTATTCTGAAAGCCTTGAGGGATGAAAATCTGAATGATCCTCGTGAACGAATTGAGATTGCACAAAGCCATGTTTTCTACAAGCCTTCACTTCTTGGACAACCCTGATTGTTTTCTCATTGGCAAAAGCCAAATGTGGATGCAACTATATATGGAAGCATTTGTCAACTCAAAGAGAATATTTAAATGAGCATGAATGTATTGTTTTGTGATGGATTTTGTATTACATtgttgtatgtatatatgtcaAAATATAAGCCACTAAGCAATTGGACTAATAACTCCCAAAAACACTCACTACAGTACTGCCTGATGGACACTACAACATTGTGGCCAAAAATGAGAGGAACACtgtttttggaagaaaaaaaaatcattaatggaATGGAATAAGTGTGGAAGGGATACAAAGGGAGTGGAAGGAATGAAACAAAGCTAGCTTTATTCTTGCTTGGAAGATTGATGAGGGATTAGGAATGgaactaaattattttgtatGGAAGTTAAATTATAAAGATCTTGAATGAAATGTAATATGCTTAATTATGAACAAAATTTATTCCTCCAATTCCACCTCAATTTTGAAGAACAAAAAATTGTGTATTTGAGGAAAACAAAGGGGGAATAGCTTCCCCTTGAGTTCCTTTCCCTTCCCATCcatttttcaaacccccaaacAAGAGGATTATTTCCCTTCCCCTTATCACTTGTGTGTGAATCTGAAATTGTTACTTTTGTTTTGGCAACATTGGTGAATAAAGTATACAACCTAAAAGCTCAGTCACAGTCACAAAGCACTGTTTTTTGATAAGATGAGTCTattgaatttgtattttttaatataatagtaACTAACTACAAATCCGTGATAGTAACCTTAACAACTAAAATGGGAATTAGGACCACCTTGATCACTTGCTATTAATTGGACAAGGATCAAGAGTCTATTTCCAGTTTTCACCAATACCTTCTTAAGTTAAAAACTTGCCTGCAACAGAGTTAGAGGTCAATAATTATGCCCCACCACTCTGCTACAAGACAAAGCATATTGCTTTCCTAGTCTTAATGGAATGGGGATGAGAGCATTGACGGAGCTTAAAATTTTTGGAGGCTAGAGTAATTatcattataatatattaattaaacacaATGATCTTGATAATATCATCTTTTATAggtgattttaaatatttaatgatataattcaaaatatatcataattaaatataaacacaacgcctgagaatttaaataaaaaattttgaatttgttttatacttcaatatattacggatataattaaaaactaataaaaatctatttcacaaATACCCACGTGTTTTGCACAAAcactattgaaaaaaaaagtgtaaaatatttataaaatgtgGAAGAATTACATTTCATAATTGCTTAAATCCTATTGACAGATTATACATCTTTGATTCCCCTTAAGGAAAAAGAATCTTCACCAGGAAAAACTAATTCCATcatgttgacaaaaaaaaactaaaatcaattgaaaaaacTCTGATCTAATAcctaattaagaatttttttttccttttttacaaGATTTTTAAATGTATACAATTTACCATAGGAAAACATCATAGCAAAGGAAAATCTGCAATTTCATCATTTCTGAATCCATTAGTCCGTGGTTCATTATTCCATTAATGAAAAACGATTGTATGGATATATCAAATAATCTAATGAGAACGTAAATGAATCGCAAAGGCTCCTGCTAAAACTGTGTTTAATGTAAAAgttaatataacaaaattagagagaaaaacaGTATAAAACTGAAAGTGACACATACACATCACCAAATTTGTTAATGCTGTAACCCGCGCTTCATATTTAACAATGAAACTCAGCAGCATGTGAATGCGGCACAACAGTTAAGTTTAAAGTCTTCTCTGCAGTCAGTGACTAACCAGTTGCAAGGAAGAAAACCTATACTTCCTTTCATTTACAAAAAAACTACTCTTGAGAATTCTATCTATATAGGCTGTACAATTTCCTCACTGTCACAAAACCCATTTTGGTTTGCCTATGTATCATTCATAACTACGTCAGAATCCTATACCAACTTCCAGGGAAGCACTGGACATAACCAAAACCAACCAAGAGAGATACCCAAAAAGGCATGGCAGAAAAATGGGTAACCACCAGTAATAAGTTCAGCAGCTACTGAGCTGCTTAGCTAATTGTTCAACCAAAGCTCCTTTTCGAAGCTTATAGTACTGTTTTACTTTGTGGTCCTTTGCCATGGCCCTCAAATCAATCAATGACAAGCTATTCAAGTCACCAGGCAGCAAAGATGAGGCCCCGTCATGGGAATCCACCAAGGAATGCAAGTTGCTACTATGAAGAACTAACTGGCTTCTGCTGTCCATAGAAACCCTGTCTGAATTTGTTTCCATGTCCACAGTGATTGGCAACTTTAaagcttttcttctcttttgtaATTCAGAGAAGTTGCTATCATAAGGAACAAGAGCACGACCTTCAGTTTCATGCTTGTCGGGTTGCACTGCTCTTCTAGTAATAATCTTCCGGTTCATGGGCTCATTTAAAATGGCAACATCAGTACAGGGTTTCGATCTTCGCTGCCTCTTGGTTGATACAATTATGGGTGTACTTGGAATAACTTCTGTACAACTGTCATATGGTTCTCTGGAAGAAAATGCCTCTAGTTCCAGTTTCTGCTTTTCCCGAGCTTTTAGCTTTGAAGGGAAACTCATGTTCAATTTTCTGAATTCAGAAGTAATTTGGGACTTAAGGTCTTGTGCTTCTTGttcctcttcatcttcatctatcATCTGTAAATCAGTATTCAGTGTACTCTTGGTTTGAATCCCTAGCAGAAACCAATGCAGAATTTTCAGCATTAATAAGGGAGTGGTATTTTCAATGTTGAACACTAGTCCAGAATTATTACCATTACTTCCTTTAAAGGAGCAAAATTCAGTATCAGCACTACAAAATGTTTGAGGATAAACAACTTGTAAAGGTAAATCCACAGAGTTCAAATCTTCATCTGGAGCAACCTTGGATTGTTTCTTGTAGGCTCTCTGTGCAGTTTCTGGAGCAAAATCACATACCTTTTTGTCTAAATTGGAATTCCTACTTTTCCGTTGTGAAGTAGCTAATCTGGAATTAGGATACTTTTTCCTCCCCTTGATGTCAGTTGCAGGTCTAAAATCATCTGAGCTAACATCTTCTTTGacaaattcattttctttctgcacaatttaagaaaaaaatgcatttaaaaaccttgtttaaaataaaattgtaaattgaTTAGAAGGGGAACAACAGCACTTCTTGCACCTTGGCTTCATTTGGAATATTTTCATTGTCTTTGGCAGAAAACAAATCCAATATTTGACCTATATCTGTATCAATGAGTTGACTTCTTTCAACTTCATTTCCAGAAACTTTATCAGATGTTTCTGATAATTTCATCCAATCAGAGTGATCAGGAGATTCAGGTccacttttttgttgttgtgaagTAGCTAATCTGGAATGAGGATACTCTTTCCTCCCCTTGACGCCAATTGCAGGTCTAAAATCATCTGAGCTAACATCTTTTTCTTTGACAAACTCACTTTCTTTCTGcagaatttaagaaaaaaaatggaccaAAAaccttgtttaaaattaaagttaaagtaAAATAGTAATTGCAGCATCCAAGAAGTTTAAATTGATTACAAGGGATCCAACACTTCTTGCACCTTGACTTCACTTGGAATATTTTCATTGTCTTTGGCAGAAAACAAATCCAAGATTTGACCTATATCTGTATTGATGAGTTGGTTTCTTCCAACTTCTTCATTTCCAGCAACTTTATTATCAGATGTTTCTGATAATTTCATCCAATGAGAGTGATCAGGTCCCCTTTTTCGTTGTTGTGAAGTAGCTAACCTGGAATGAGGATACTCTTTCCTCCCCTTGACACCAATTGCAGGTCTAAAATCATCTAAGCTAACATCATTTTCTTTGacaaattcattttctttctgcacaatttaagaaaaaaaatggaccaAAAaccttgtttaaaattaaagtcaAATATTAATTGCAACATCCAAGAAGTTTAAATTGATTAGGAGAACAACACTTCTTGCACCTTGACTTCACTTGGAATGTTTCCATCATCTTTGGTGGAAAACAAATCCAACATTTGACCAATATCTGTATTAATGAGTTGGCTTTTTCTGACTTCTTCATTACCAGTAACTTCATTATCAAATGTTTCTGATAATTTCGTCTCATCAGAGATGATAGCTCCTAAATCAGGACTTCTAACAAGAGATTTTTCAGGCAAatccttaaaagaaaaaaatctagtCAGGATTTAAAGCAGGTCCACTGGCAGGGACATGTTTGATAGGGGATTCAAGGCATCACGTACAACATTAAAGCTGTAATGTAATCTAGGAAGATACAAAATGAGCCTCTCTACAATAGGCATTGCCCTTGGGCTTTGCTCCAAATTTATCATGCATAAATATGGTTGCCAAGGTTAGAGTTAGaccttcacaaaaaaaaaaaagccaaataaaaataaaaccatacAGATTGCAATTGCAAGCACAATGTAAAGTCCGAAAACTGCTACCAGTCTACCACATTAGCCATTTTACTGGGATTTACTCTCTTTTCCTTAGGTTTCAATGTCAAACAACAGTTTGCACTGTCAGAAACTAGAGTATGTGAATCCCTTCTTAAATGCTACTTTAAAATTAAAGctcaaaataactttaaaaaaaaactgtttgacAGCTGGAAAAAACAaagtccttaattttttaagagtttttctcTAAATGCGTTTAGCACAACTTCTCCTTTTAAAGAGAAGACAAGCTAAAAAAAACTGGGCCAAATGGGTAATTGATATTTGATGGCTTATAGTTGACAGGAACAAGGTGCAACTGAAAAAATGACTTATTTTTAAGTGATCCTTAAGTTTCATCTAAAGTAAGACTAACAATATTCTCTCGTCTATGGGTGGCCAGCTACAAGGTCAGCGAATTTGGGGTGAAAGCTTTAGTCTTCTTGTTAAACTCAAGTGTCAAAATTGGCCAAAAATCAGTTTAGGATGATTGGACTTGGAGCCGACAATAACAACTGGTAAGAGATTTAAGCAAGCTCAGAGCCATGTGCATATCTAACTCATTGTAGGCTTATTTGTAAATGCCCAAAAGTAAATGGAATGTGCTCAAATCAACTTAAAACACTAATTATTAGCGACAAATCTCCACTATATGCGTCTCCAAATATCATATCCATTGCCTAAATCATGGCTTTATGTGGGCTAGAGAGAGGCAGCTAATTACTGCACATTTATGTTAAACTTGTTACTTGTATGATTGAAAGCAATTGCATATCCAGAAGTAGACATACCAAGCAATCGTCACACAAACAGATACAGTAAGAATTAGTCTTAAATGGGTCTAATATTCCAGAggctaaaaaaaaattgaaaggaaacATTGGTGTAGCAATCAACTATTACAAAAAAAGTGTTCAGCTCAAGCGTTAAAATTTATAGTACATTAAGACATGCAGGAATAGAAAATAAGTGcatttaaattgaaaacataCAACAGAGCTTTCTCTACCTCAATCTTTTCAGGATTATCTGATCTCTTTTCATGAAGCTCCAAAAGAAGTTCCGAGCTTTCAGAGGTTCCATGGagttctttttcttcctccttAATGATTATATTAGAATCAAAAGTGCTAGAATCCTTGTCTAGTGCATGTCCAGTAACATTCACAATTGGACTCAACATATTCATATCCAGAGACTGCTTCAAATTGAAAAGGTGGGGCAAGAAAACATGCCAGTTACATTCAAAACCAAGGGTCAACAGTTAAAGACTGTACATCAAACCAACACTACCAGAAGATACACAAGAGTAACAAAGGAGGTAGGAGTAAATATATGTGCTAAATGGCAAGCAAGGGATAGCTTAATACATATTGTTGTCATTATCCAGCACTTGCAAGACAGAGAAAATCCATAAcccttaaactaaaataaaagaataacagTTATACAATTAATAAGCTATTGTATAGTACATACAATAGTTTAAATTATAATCAACAGTAGCATAATTACTTCCCCCTGCAGAAATATTGGAATAATAGAAATTAAGCAATATAtgccaaaaaatgaaaacagaaaataaatttcaaaagggATTTCAAAAGCCAAACCTGGGCAAGTATTTCATTAAGTGTCTCAGCAGGTTCTTTATCTAACAGTGGCTGCATCTCTGCATCATCAGCATAATCATTCTTCAAAGTGCTAACCGCCACATCAAGCCGGCTGATTCTCTCAGTGAGAGCAGCACAGCATATATCAGGCCACTTTTCATGCTCGGTGCAGGCCAATTCATTCTGAAGCAACAAGAGATCCCTTTCAAGTTCCTCAATCTCGGTATCTGCCTTGGTGATCAAAATTCTTAAAACCCGAACACAGGATTCCACATTCAAGGCATCCTCCTCTATGAAATCTACAAAGTTCAACAGAAAGCCAGAGTAAACACAACACACACGGAGGACACAAATGCAGTGCGAGTGCGGGGAGTGAAACAATAATTTACCACGGCCACACCCAAAGTAGAAGTCACATTCAGGATGCTGTGACCAGTAATTACTACCACTCGCAACTGAgacaagtaaataaataaattacatgtcAAAAGCAATTTgatttgtttggataaacttcctGATTATAATCatttatagaagaaaatcaaataatgaaaaaaaattcaagagggATCAATTTactccatatgcaactctgggTAAAATTACTCCTTCAACAAATCTgagtatatattaaaatttcattaattcaaCTCTAAATTACTGAGTAGAGTAAGTAACAAATTTCCATAGAATTCTAAAACTATTTAATTCTTCATTaactaaacattttaaaaatgtcgactttaagattaaaatacctacaaatatattatttgtataaCATGTGCGCATAGAATATATTGAACGGATTATTTAATAAGTTGATTAGAACTTTttctgagagagagagagaggaaagttGATTACTGCTATAACTTATTAAACCCACTAAacgaataattaataaaataatgacttgagaaatagtaatagtaatagtaatagtAGTAGAGAAGAAAAGGAGAAACCTTGGGCATAGGACGAACTCCAGAGATCCCAAGCCATGAACTCCAGCAGGTAACTATatcctgaaaaatgaaaattaaaaaaaaaaaaaagcggcTTTGAGGAAGACGAGAAGgtgaatataataataataatagagaacatgcaagtaaagaaaatgaagaaagagcGAACAGCATTGAACGGAGAGGAACGAACATGGTGTTGGTGGTTGCGAAAGAGGGTTGAAACGACAAAGGCATTGCGTACGGAACGACAAAGGAAATTCTTCAAGAGAAGAGAAGGGGAAAGGGGGGGggagaattaattaatattacgaTGTACGCACCAACCagagtattaattaattaatgaagtaGAAGAAGCATTAAGAATGATGGTCACATCACATAGTGCAACCATAAATATTAATGCAGTAGAAAGATGAAATTAGTGTGGGAAAATGCAATGAGGAAGGAAGCACGTTTGTTTTTTCGGCTTCACCTGGAAAAAAAACGAGTCCGTGAAACGCGAAAGGGTTTGCCTAGGGTTTTGCGATTGTCGACCAATTCAGACCcataagagaagagaagaagagtgaGTGTGCTGTGTGCAGCGAAAAGGCTGCAACTGAAAATGAAAGCGGCGAGGGCGAGGGCGAGGGCGATATGGTAATTTCATTCTCTGCGACGTGGGCCCGGGGGTTCTGGTGGGGCCTCGTTTGACTGGGCTAGTTTGTGGGCCGTCGATTGTTTTCAGGTGCTATTTTTATCGGCGAATCGGTGCCCAATGGGGCCCACACGTcaactctctttcttttctttactacTACAAGTACAGCACGTCTATTCtatttttctaacttttcaaagtctttttataaaatctttttcttcatctttattttcattttattaaatacagaaaatatttaatatttcttcgatattattaaatatttatttatcataaaatattgGAAGGACTGATAAGaagatttatcaaataatatttcgTATGgtgtgataaaaagaaaaattagatgtTCCATTTACTAATAATACTTTTTACATGTTTTTTATTGGGTGTATACAGACTTTAaatcaatgtttttaaaatgagaTTGTTGATTCCACTGGTAAATATACTGATTTAAAGTCAATAATTCAAAGTTGAatcgattttatattttttaatattatataatattttaaataataaaataatatagaattataaaaaattaacatctaaaaattataaattagtataatgattaaattatgtgtttcataacataaaaattaataatagttgtaaaaataattcataattatatgaaatattgaagaatgtatttttatttatcttaaaaatattttgaaataaataaaaataataaaattaaaaattaaaaaaatagttcaacaTTGATTTTGTGTTGGTTTAATTGATTCTAAAATGCTTAAAAATTGTAGTCTTTGGGTCGTCACTTAATGGATTTTTTATTGAGCCGGTTGAATCGGCCTATCCAATCTAGTTTTATCAATCACAGTTAaaacatcaataattttataataaagaaaataataaacaacttaaagttttgtttaattatcttatataacattaaaatgaaactGATAGTATTTAACTgttcataatattatttttaataaaaataaatacttattttaataacttgACTATTAAAAATTTACATGAAAGAtgaatcttaaatttaaatttaaatttaaataataaaagtacaaaacatctatttttttcctttagaaaatcacttatattatttcattaagaataaaaaagtcaATACAATTAATTGACTCTTGGTTTGGCCTTAGATGATCAAATTAAGATTTTTGAGTTGAATTTCATCAactgcattttcatgtgatTTTTAATACAGTTGGGGTGGTTAACCCCTGttattcaaaagaagaaaaaaaaaaaaaaaggagtcaATACAAGtagaaatcaaatgaaaaatatggTGTCTAGCAAAAGAAaaacttgtttaaaaaaaaaacttattagttTCGTCAATGCTTCTtcatatttctctttttatcttAACCATTTTTCCACCTTTTGCGTCACATAtacaaagagattttttttaatgctaaaggaaaaggatatatatatttttacatacttatttaatattagtatatgaattatttataattaaagaaattatcctataatttattaaattattaaacagatttaataaaagaacaaacttgtatcatttaattaattttcataattttatttttatttttttattcatatgaaccgaatttaattattctttccgttcctaattataagatttttttcaaaaatttgtttgtttctttttacaagatcttttcctaatttttagatgcattaattattttttctatatatacttacttaattattctctctacaaacattaatgaaaaaaaaagtaagtagataaagagaataaaaagataattttgaaaaaataatacaaataattgacaaatttaatgCGATAATTACTTTTGTTTGAGGaatgtgaattaattaaaaaaaatcttataattagagAGAATGAGATTAGTAgagaatttataaaaattgacaCATTATTCAAGAGAATTACATcccttgtaattttttattaatattgaatatgtttaaaaatatatcagatattatactaaaatatttatctcGTCGAAGGAGTACTTTgtaaatgaataatattaatataggatttttgtgttataaaaatttaatgcatCTCACTCTAATTTTCAAGATGAATTTGAagtttctctcattttttttataagcgtTTCACTcaaattttatatgattatgAAAGAAAAGGCTTAAATCCCAGAAATTTTTCACCTATAGATTTATATAAATCCCATGGTTGAAGTTACCAAACTTGTGACATTCAATGGTAAAAATCATATATCCCGTGAGTGTATGTTTAGTTATGtgataaatcatattttttactgCAAAAACGAAGCTCATATCATTTCATctacaatttataattattataatgatgATCATTTCATTTGGTATGCACATATACCATTCTCAATTTATTCTCAACTGTTTTTGACATTAATATCTGTCCAGAAAacataaaagcaaaaaaataatataatcattcTCAAAATGTGGACACCATACTTATCTGTCTCACTATCACATGAACCTCAAGCAGCAACTCCATATGTACCTGCCCCTGTTTAAATTGCATGGAAGCATCAATGTTGCTGGTGATATACATGGAGGCCCCAAATTTGATTCTAATCCCCTTGCTCCTTCAGATGAGAGTTGTCCATCACTTCAGTGATCTAAAATCATCTTAACTGAaacaactttatatatatagcttctgccttaaatgaaaaattatatactaaattttattattaactcaCTATTAGAATAAACACATTCAAAGATATTATTTTACTTCAAAATTGATTATAATcgtaattgttttttaaaattaatttcattcaaacttaattttgtaaatccaaacataaccaaaagttttatttatcaagaaataaattaataagaatttattttcatgaaataggtttctttttcaaggataaaaaaaatcataagataAGTGGTGAATGATAATAAATCCAGATCGATTTGCCAcgtcttttctttttatataagtCTCGCCATCTTAGGGTGTATTAACATATTTTTCAGTCAATGttttatcttctcttttctttttctttttttgataggatcttctcttctcttttcttttatgcacaatgttttattttcttatgtgaAATTTGGATTTGGTTGTTACAATCATAGTTTTCATTAAAGCACGTTCTCGTTTTATTCTTTGAAAGTATTCTGAGGTCATTATCCAAAAAAAAGAGGTATTCTGAGGTATTAATTTATGCAACAATTGATTCTTCAAACAATAGTTTTTCGataccaaaaataattaaaaagatattatgTACAAAATTTAAGAGCAGCATCTTGTTTCAGCCGGAACTTTACCATgcttggtttttaaaaaatataatataatactttACTTATTCTTTCAAGATGTCTCTCTATCAAATATGTTCATGATATACTATTGCATCGAGacttaattagtataaaaaattaatattatcccAAAATATTGACTAATTTTTTgggttattattttattgatttgaaatatttaatatgttagtagatgattaatttttattaaaaaaatcttgactttcaataattatttattttcaaatttttttatctataaaactcaagatattttatttcaaaaaaataattcagcTCCATTCGTATTAACAATACCTTAGCAttccttttcaaaaaaaaaaaaacaatatgttAGTATTTGAGAACTGTTAGAACTATTTTTATAACggttaaattaatgttttaaaaatctttcaaaagaTCGTGAAATAGGGTGATTAACCCTCCTTGttttgacaaaaagaaaaaagaaaaaaaaaaccctcttgtctattttataaacttatttttaaatggATTTGTTTTAAAGAGATGGATATGTTTTGACCAAAGACCAAGTTAAACGAAAAATTTGAGGAGGTGAcattttaggaatttttttacagaaacataaaaaatatatatatacataagcatacatatcttttttattatttatacaaacatataattttattatttgctgtataaattcattttcaaaagatccaaatttatactataattttaaaaaaatttgcaaaatcaacCCGAATTCTCAACtgtctaagaaaaaaaaatttgcaaaaGCTTGCTCTTTTTCACGCCCTAGCTCATTTTCTTCTCTCTGTTCCTCACTCACTCGCATTTATTCACCATGACCAAGCAAGAAGCTAATTGGTCTCCATACGATAACAACGGAGGGTAAGTTTACCCCCCCTATCTCTCTCTAAATgagtatttttcaatttttcattcattttttgtagATCATGTGTTGCAATTGCTGGAGCAGATTACTGCGTCATCACCGCGGATACGAGATACGAGGATGTCCACCGCTTACAATATCCTCACTCGCGATTACTCCAAAATCTCCCAATTGTATGTTTTTTCCCCTAAAATTATTGATTCTCGCCCTAAATTTTCAATTCTTTCGAATTTGAGGAATTGGGAGCTGTTGATTTGATTTACTTGATCTAAGCATTGCACAAAGGGACGCTGTTTGTTTGGTCTGTGTTGTTCAAGGATGTAAACttaggatttttttattatttggccTGACAGGGCAGAAAAGTGTGTTATGGCTTCTTctgattttgcaaattattttaacgtggttttgtaattttttttaaaattaagtgtaAATTCGAATCTCTAAACtcgaatttaaattataaataataaaattatatatttgtgtAAATAACAAAGAGATATGTATGATGATTGTGTAtatatttggtttttttttatgtttctctaAAAATTTCCATTTCAGGTCAGCTTCAATGTTGAAACAATTATTGCATCATACTAGATGTCCAACAATTATAAGGAACCCGCAAATTCGAATTGTTGTTTGGGGTAAGTTGGCGCATGTGGAAG harbors:
- the LOC114406690 gene encoding uncharacterized protein LOC114406690 isoform X2, giving the protein MAWDLWSSSYAQDFIEEDALNVESCVRVLRILITKADTEIEELERDLLLLQNELACTEHEKWPDICCAALTERISRLDVAVSTLKNDYADDAEMQPLLDKEPAETLNEILAQSLDMNMLSPIVNVTGHALDKDSSTFDSNIIIKEEEKELHGTSESSELLLELHEKRSDNPEKIEDLPEKSLVRSPDLGAIISDETKLSETFDNEVTGNEEVRKSQLINTDIGQMLDLFSTKDDGNIPSEVKKENEFVKENDVSLDDFRPAIGVKGRKEYPHSRLATSQQRKRGPDHSHWMKLSETSDNKVAGNEEVGRNQLINTDIGQILDLFSAKDNENIPSEVKKESEFVKEKDVSSDDFRPAIGVKGRKEYPHSRLATSQQQKSGPESPDHSDWMKLSETSDKVSGNEVERSQLIDTDIGQILDLFSAKDNENIPNEAKKENEFVKEDVSSDDFRPATDIKGRKKYPNSRLATSQRKSRNSNLDKKVCDFAPETAQRAYKKQSKVAPDEDLNSVDLPLQVVYPQTFCSADTEFCSFKGSNGIQTKSTLNTDLQMIDEDEEEQEAQDLKSQITSEFRKLNMSFPSKLKAREKQKLELEAFSSREPYDSCTEVIPSTPIIVSTKRQRRSKPCTDVAILNEPMNRKIITRRAVQPDKHETEGRALVPYDSNFSELQKRRKALKLPITVDMETNSDRVSMDSRSQLVLHSSNLHSLVDSHDGASSLLPGDLNSLSLIDLRAMAKDHKVKQYYKLRKGALVEQLAKQLSSC
- the LOC114406690 gene encoding uncharacterized protein LOC114406690 isoform X1 translates to MAWDLWSSSYAQVASGSNYWSQHPECDFYFGCGRDFIEEDALNVESCVRVLRILITKADTEIEELERDLLLLQNELACTEHEKWPDICCAALTERISRLDVAVSTLKNDYADDAEMQPLLDKEPAETLNEILAQSLDMNMLSPIVNVTGHALDKDSSTFDSNIIIKEEEKELHGTSESSELLLELHEKRSDNPEKIEDLPEKSLVRSPDLGAIISDETKLSETFDNEVTGNEEVRKSQLINTDIGQMLDLFSTKDDGNIPSEVKKENEFVKENDVSLDDFRPAIGVKGRKEYPHSRLATSQQRKRGPDHSHWMKLSETSDNKVAGNEEVGRNQLINTDIGQILDLFSAKDNENIPSEVKKESEFVKEKDVSSDDFRPAIGVKGRKEYPHSRLATSQQQKSGPESPDHSDWMKLSETSDKVSGNEVERSQLIDTDIGQILDLFSAKDNENIPNEAKKENEFVKEDVSSDDFRPATDIKGRKKYPNSRLATSQRKSRNSNLDKKVCDFAPETAQRAYKKQSKVAPDEDLNSVDLPLQVVYPQTFCSADTEFCSFKGSNGIQTKSTLNTDLQMIDEDEEEQEAQDLKSQITSEFRKLNMSFPSKLKAREKQKLELEAFSSREPYDSCTEVIPSTPIIVSTKRQRRSKPCTDVAILNEPMNRKIITRRAVQPDKHETEGRALVPYDSNFSELQKRRKALKLPITVDMETNSDRVSMDSRSQLVLHSSNLHSLVDSHDGASSLLPGDLNSLSLIDLRAMAKDHKVKQYYKLRKGALVEQLAKQLSSC